In Heyndrickxia vini, the sequence AATTACCATTACGATAAAGCCAATCCAACCGGATAATCTAGCTTTACTTGATAAAGTTCCGGAAGTTCGGCTGACTGCGGCAAATTGAAAACCTAATATAAAATATGTTGTAAGTCCTAATCCGAGTAAAACACCGTGGGCGGTTAATATTTCATAATAATTAATTCCACCCGGTAATTCCAACTTTCCAGATCTCACTAGTGTTTGTAGAAGTCCCATTAAACCACCAACTGCTAGTGCTATAAATGCCACTGAAATATATGCCATAGATAATTTTGCATCACGTTTATCCACTTTACTAAATTGTGCGTTCATCATTTTTCCACCACCTTAATTCTAGCTGACATCATATGATGTCCAGTACCACAATACTCATTACATATGATTAGAAATTCACCTGTTTTACTAAAAGTTGTAACATATTCACTTATATAACCCGGTTCTAACATCATATTGACATTTGTTCCAGCAATCTCAAATCCATGAACAACATCCTTAGTAGTAGCGATGATTTTTACTTTAGCACCTTTTGGGATTTCGATTTCCCCCGGTGTAAACGAGAAGGCAGCTGCAACAATTACTAATTCGTAATCCCATTCTTTACCTTGAACCTTGTGTAACCCTGGTTTTGTAAATGGTTCGCTCTCATTGACTCTTTCAGGATCAACGAAAGCTTTTGCACTCGGTGGCTTATGCCCTTGATGAAACGCTTGGATTCCGACAATAGATAAGAAAATAATAAGTGCTGAAATTCCGAAGGTTAACCACCATTTTTCATAGCGATGTAAATGCATAATCGATTCAACTCCAATCATTTATAGACGATTTAAATAAAGGCCAAAGACTGCAAGCCATGAAATAACTAGAAAGGCTCCTACGATAAAAACAGCAATCAAAGTCCCTTTTAAAGATGTTGGTTCTTCTTTTACCTTTTTTTTAGACTGTGGAATAGCCATACTTTATCACTCCATT encodes:
- a CDS encoding cytochrome c oxidase subunit II, with the protein product MHLHRYEKWWLTFGISALIIFLSIVGIQAFHQGHKPPSAKAFVDPERVNESEPFTKPGLHKVQGKEWDYELVIVAAAFSFTPGEIEIPKGAKVKIIATTKDVVHGFEIAGTNVNMMLEPGYISEYVTTFSKTGEFLIICNEYCGTGHHMMSARIKVVEK
- a CDS encoding subunit I/II of b(o/a)3-type cytochrome C oxidase, whose translation is MAIPQSKKKVKEEPTSLKGTLIAVFIVGAFLVISWLAVFGLYLNRL